AGGTGTCCAGTTCGCGCTGGGCGGCGGAGGACGTACCGAGGTTGATGTCCAGCTGTTCGAATGCCCGGCGGAAGTCGGCGACGTGGGTGTGCAGCAGGTCCCGGGCGGACTCGTGGGCTGCGGTCAGGACCTTGGTCCGGGCGAGTCGCTCGGGGTCCACGGACGGGTCAAGGAAACGGGCGGCCGGGTCGGGGGTGTAGTTGGTGCCGCCACTGACGACGATGGTGAGGTCCCGGCAACCGGTGAAGGTGATCGACGTACCGTCGACCGCGACCTTTCCGCCGCTGCCGTAGGCGGTGACGGCGGCGCCGTACCTGAGCCCGTTGACGAAGGAGGCGCCGAAGGAGGCGTACCGGCCCGCGCTGTTGGCGGTGGTGGACTCGCCGTGGGTGCCGGCCAGGGAGATGGTGCCGGTGTAGGTGCCACGGCCCTGCTGGGAGAAGTACGCGACGATGACGTCGTCGGGGTGGCTGGCGAAGATCTGCCGCTGGTAGGTCACGCCGGAGATGTCGTACGCGGTGGTGACCAGCCCCTGGGCCAGGTCGAGGGTGCGGCGGTAGTTGTCGACGGAGCCCAGGTCGTGATCAGGGATGTCGACGGTGAGCGTGGCCAGCAGGGTCAGGGAACCGAAGTCGTCCCGACCGTACGGGAACTGCCCGTCGCTCTGCAGGGTGTCGTTGAGACCTCCGGTCCACAGGGTGGCGTCGGTGATCATCAGGAGCTCGCTGGCCGGGTCGTTGCTCGCGAGCGCGCCGAGCCGGCCGTTCCCGACCGGCAGCCCCTGCTCGATCATGGAGTTGGCGGAGCCGGGAGCCTGCCACCAGAGCTGGTTGCTGGCGGCGTCACCGGCGGCGAGCATGGGTGATTCGGCGGGACGCCGGGGAGCGGCCGAGGCGGAGAAGGCGGGCAGGCCGCCGAGGGCGGTGGCCGCGCCGGAGGCGGCGGCCATGGCGAGGAAGCCTCTGCGGCTCGGTCGGATGTCGGACGAGTCGGTGTTCCGGATGTCCACGGGTACTCCATCTTGGGCGAGCGGCGGGTGCGCGGCGGCAGATGTGGAGGGTCGGGTGCCTGGTCGGTGGGTCGCTCGTAGGGGTACGGCGGTCGGGGCCGTCGCGGGACGATGCCCGAACGTGGGGCCCGGCTCACACACCGGGCCCCACGGGTACGTCAGAGGGTCCGAGGCACGTCGATCTTGTCGATGTCGGGTGCGTACCAGGTGCCGCTGTCGAAGGTGACGGTGTTGGTGCCCGCCTTCAGAGCCAGCTGGACGCTGACGGTCTCGACCGTGCCCCAGTCGCCGGTGGAGGGGAACTTCAGGCTGGTCCCGTTGCCGCTGTTGGAGTAGACGGTTGCCGAGCGCGGGTCACCGCTGACGTAGGCGACGTTGATGGTGTAGATCCCGTCCTTGGCCACGGTAACGTCGTTGAACTGCAGTTTCCCACCGACGTAGAGGTTGCCGACCTTGTTGCCGCCGGAGCAGGCGTCACATCCGCCGACGGAGGCGTTGCCGGTGAGGGTGTTGGCCGTCGACTCCGCCTCGTAGCTCGTGGTGACCAGCGTGGTGCCGCCGGGTCGGACGGTGAACAGCCGTGAACCGTGCGCGGGCAACGCCTCGGCGATCTTGTTCTTGTACGTCCCGAGGTTCTTCTTGTTCCACAGGTCACGGACCGATGCGTTTCCGGTGAACCCCAGCGACGCCCAGTGGGCGGTGACGGAGGCGGGCGCCTCGCCGAGGTTGAACAGGGCGACGGTCCAACTGCCGTCCGGGTTCTTCGCGGCCCAGACCTGTTGGTCGCCGACCGGGGTGACCGGCCGGGCCGGGGCGGCTCCGTTCTGGTCGATCGCGATGACCTCGCGGTTGGTCAGCAGGGACAGCCCGTAGTCGTCTAGACCGGTGAGGTCGTCACCGGTGTAGAGGGGCGACTTCGAGATGGCCCACAAGGTCATGTACGTCTGGCGTTCGGCCTTGGTGAGGCCGTCCATCGCCCCGTTGCCCACATTGAGGGCGTCGAAGTCGTTCCAGCCGCCGGGGCCGGCCTTGCGGCTCCAGGCCGGTGCGTCGTCGAACCGGTCGTCAACCGAGTTCTCCCAGCTGACCAGGGTGTTGCAGTAGCACTCGACGTCGGTGTCGATCCGCCAACCGTTGGAGTACCTCTTCCAGTCGGCCGCGTGGTTGATGTCCAGCGACCAGGAGAGTTCGAGGTGGATCGGTCGGCCGGTGGCGGCGATGGCGTCGTGCCAGGCGGCCACGTCGGCGACGTTGTTGTAGTTGTCACCGGACTTGAACGAGCCGGGGCCGACGCCGTCGAGCTTGAGGAAGTCGTATCCCCAGTCGGCGAACATCTGCGCCTGCGAGTCGATGTACTTGCGCGCGCAGGCGTTGTCGAAGTTCAGCTTGTAGGCGCTGTCCCAGCCGTTGGTGGTGCGCAGGTCCGGGTAGACGATGTCGGCGGTGGTGCAGCCGGGCGCGTTCCAGATCGGTGTCACCCCGTTGCCGTACGCCTCCTTTTCCAGGCCCACGGGCAGGTAGATGCCGGCCTTCAGGCCCTTGGCGTGGATGTGGTCGGCGACGGCCTTCATGCCACGTGGGAACCGCACCGGGTCGGGCGTCTGCCGGGCGTACTGGTCGAACTCCGGCGTCCAGTTGTTGTCACGCCACCAGCCGGCGTCGATGTTGACGTACTCGTAGCCGTACTGCTTCAACCTGGCGGCGAGCGCGTCCGCCTGCTTCAGCACGTTCGCCTCGGTGAGGTAGCTGTAGTCGCCGTCGGGGTTCAGACCCGGGTACTTGGAGGTCTGCATGCTCCAACTGCTCCAGCCCAGGTAGGGACGGGCGGCGAGGTCGGCGGTGGCGGACGGGGCCACGGTGGACACCATCGACGCCGTACCGCCCGACACTGGATCCGGCCTCGGGCCGGCGGCGGCCTGAGCCGGCACGGCGCCCGCACCGAGGGTCGCGGCGAGCGTGGCGGCCAGGATGGCGACGCCGGTTCGGGCCCGGTGCCGGCCGGTACTGGTTCGGGGCGGTTTACCTGTTGTCGTCGGTGACTGCACTGTCAACCTCCTGCTGACGCGGTGGGTGGTGGCGGTCGCGTTACGGGACCGGCTGGGGCCGGGTGACGCCGAGAGTCAGGGAACAGCGATCGCTCTCGGGAAACATGGCCGAAATCCTAGGACAATAATTAACTTCGTCAAGTATTGATTTGGTTCGAGAGCCGCCCTACTGTCGACGGCAGCTACGGATCCACCCGCACGGTCAGCACCACCCACGGCACCCGCCACGGGAATTCCTGTGTGGACGTCAGACCCGGTCCGCGACGTCGACCCCCGGCGCCGCACGACGCACGCCGGAGGGTCGACCGGCCGGGTCACCGTTGTCGGGCGCGGTCCAGCTCACCCCGCCCCGCTCACCTCGGCGGCCATGCCCGCGATCGCCCCACCCAACCGGCGACATCGAGGGCGGGCATCGATAACAGCTGCTCAATCCAGCGACTCGTGGAGCTTGGGCACACGAACCTGCCGCCCGTCGCCGGCACTACCGGTCGATGACCGACCGCACGCCGTAGGCCTCGGCGGTCGGGATTGCGCGATCGCGATACCTAGAACTACTATGCATTGCAGTTCTAGGGTTAGGAGGTCACATGCACATCACCAAGGACCTCGTCGCGGCCTCGGCGACGCCGCTCGTGCTGGGGATCCTCGCCGAAGGCGACAGCTATGGATACGCGATCCTCAAGCAGGTCAATGAATTGTCGGGCGGGCAACTGGAGTGGACCGAGGGTCTGCTCTACCCGCTGCTGCACCGCCTGGAGCGGCTCGGTCACGTCGAGTCGGCGTGGGAGACCCCGCCCGAGGGACGCCGGCGCAAGTACTACCGCATCACCGACCAGGGCCGGGCCGAGCTTGCCGAGCAGCGCCGCCAGTGGGCTGCGGTCGTCGATGCCCTGCGGGGCGTCTGGAGCACGACCCAGTCCATCAAGCCGATCATGACGCCGGCATGGGAGGCGTGACGATGACCGTCAACAGCGACCTGGAGGGCCAGATCGCGGAGTGGCGGGCCTACATGCACCGCCGCCGGGAGTTGCACCGCACCGACACCGAGGAGCTGGAGGACCATCTCCGCGGGCGGATCACCGATCTGACCGAGTCGGGCCTGCACACCGACGAGGCGTTCCTCATCGCCGTGAAGCGCATGGGCAGCCTCGACGAACTGTCGCGGGAGTTCGCCCGCGAGCATTCCGAGCGGCTGTGGAAGCAGCTCGTACTTCCCGGGGAGCCGGACGCGCCGACCGCCGCCCGTACCCGTCGCGAACTGCCCGTCATGGTGCTCTGCGCGGCCATCGCGGCGCTCGCGATCAAGATCCCGGGCTGGTTCGGGCTGGACATGTCAGACGACGACTTCGGCTTCTACGCGCGAAACCTCAGCCTTTTCGCGCTGCCGGCGCTGGCCGCGTACTTCGCCTGGCAACGCCGGGTCGGCACTCAGGTCATCGGGATACTCGCGCTGCTGTTCATTCTCGGCGCGGTCGCCGCGAACGCCTATCCGCTCGACAACGACTCGCACACCACCGTGCTCACCGCGATCCACCTGCCGCTCGCGCTCTGGTTGGTCGTCGGTGTCGCCTACGTCGGCGGCGACTGGCGTTCAGAGCGGCGGCGGATGGACTTCATCCGGTTCACCGGGGAGTGGCTGATCTACCTCACCCTCATCGGGCTGGGTGGCGGCGTGCTCATGGCCTTCACGATGGGCACCTTCAGGGCCATCGGCCTCAACGCCGAGGGATTCGTCCAGTCGTGGCTGCTGCCGTGCGGCGGCATGGCCGCGATCATCGTGTCGGCGTGGCTGGTGGAGGCCAAGCAGAGCGTCATCGAGAACATGGCGCCGGTACTGACCCGGGTCTTCACCCCGCTCTTCGCGGCCACCCTGCTGGCCTTCCTGATCGCGTTCATCTGGACCAACAACGGCATCAACGTCGAGCGCGATGTGCTCATCCTCTTCGACCTGCTGCTCGTGGTCGTGCTGGGTCTGCTGTTGTACGCCATCTCCGCCCGTGACTTCGCGGCCCGGTCCAACCTCTTCGACCGCTTGCAGCTCGCGCTCGTCGTCAGCGCTCTGATCATCGACGTCATCGTGCTGGTGGCGATCACCGGTCGGATCACCGAATGGGGCTTCAGCCCCAACAAGACCGCGGCGCTGGGCGAGAACGTCATCCTGCTCACGAACCTGGCGTGGACGGCATGGCTGTTCCTCGGCTTCGTACGTGGCCGGATGCCCTTCGCCCGCCTGGAGAACTGGCAGACCCGCTACGTGGTCGTGTACGCCGCCTGGGCCTGGGCAGTCGTTCTCGCCTTCCCACCCCTGTTCAACTTCGCCTGAGCCGGATCCGGCCCGCTCCCCCTGCCCACTACCGGCGGGGTGGGCGGGCCGTCGGCATCGACCGCAGGGGCCACTGGCGCACCAGAACGATACGTACCGTTTCATTTGCCGATCGGGGTGTGCTACGTTCCTCGTCGACCGAAACGATACGTACCGTATCGCCAGATGGGCCGCGCTCTCCGGTCCTCTGCCGCCGAACGACGAAGGACGCCCCATGACCACACCAGCTGCCGGTCCCACCCAGGACCCCACGCCCGCCACCTGGCGAACAGGGTTCGTCGCGGAACTGCGCGATGCCGTCAGCCTGCGGACCATCTCGCTGGTCGTCGCCGTCCTGGCGGTGCAGCTGGGATTCGTCCTGTCCTACATCGGCGCCTTCCACGCCCCCAAGCCCCACCACATACCCGTGGCGGTCGTCGCGCCCGCCCAGGTGTCCGACCAGCTCATCGCCCAGCTCAACGCCGTGACCGACGAACCCGTCCTGGTCCGTGCCGCGACGAGCGCACCGGAGGCCCGCGCCCTCATCCTCGACCGCACCGTCGACGCGGCCGTCATCGTCGACACCCGGGGCACCACCGACACGCTCCTGGTCGCGTCCGCCGGCGGGCCCGCGGTCTCCGCCGTCGTCCAGCAGATCGCCCAGACCGTCGAGACCCAACGGCACCGCGAGTTGAGCGTCGACGACATCCGCCCGCCCGCCGCCGGCGACGGTCGCGGGTTGTCCTCCTTCTACCTGGTCCTCGGCTGGATCGTCGGCGGTTACCTCGCCGCCGCCATCCTCGGCATGGCCGCCGGAGCCCGCCCGGCCAACTCGCACCGCACTGTCGTCCGCCTGACCACCCTCGCGTTGTACGCCATCGCCTCGGGCCTGGGCGGCGCCGTCATCGCCGGCCCGGTCCTGGGAGCCCTGCCCGGTGACTTCACCCAACTGTGGGCACTGGGTGCCCTCGTCGTCTTCGCGGCCGCCGCCACCACCGTCGCCTTCCAAACCCTGCTGGGCATCC
The Micromonospora pisi DNA segment above includes these coding regions:
- a CDS encoding alpha-galactosidase D; this translates as MQSPTTTGKPPRTSTGRHRARTGVAILAATLAATLGAGAVPAQAAAGPRPDPVSGGTASMVSTVAPSATADLAARPYLGWSSWSMQTSKYPGLNPDGDYSYLTEANVLKQADALAARLKQYGYEYVNIDAGWWRDNNWTPEFDQYARQTPDPVRFPRGMKAVADHIHAKGLKAGIYLPVGLEKEAYGNGVTPIWNAPGCTTADIVYPDLRTTNGWDSAYKLNFDNACARKYIDSQAQMFADWGYDFLKLDGVGPGSFKSGDNYNNVADVAAWHDAIAATGRPIHLELSWSLDINHAADWKRYSNGWRIDTDVECYCNTLVSWENSVDDRFDDAPAWSRKAGPGGWNDFDALNVGNGAMDGLTKAERQTYMTLWAISKSPLYTGDDLTGLDDYGLSLLTNREVIAIDQNGAAPARPVTPVGDQQVWAAKNPDGSWTVALFNLGEAPASVTAHWASLGFTGNASVRDLWNKKNLGTYKNKIAEALPAHGSRLFTVRPGGTTLVTTSYEAESTANTLTGNASVGGCDACSGGNKVGNLYVGGKLQFNDVTVAKDGIYTINVAYVSGDPRSATVYSNSGNGTSLKFPSTGDWGTVETVSVQLALKAGTNTVTFDSGTWYAPDIDKIDVPRTL
- a CDS encoding permease prefix domain 1-containing protein is translated as MTVNSDLEGQIAEWRAYMHRRRELHRTDTEELEDHLRGRITDLTESGLHTDEAFLIAVKRMGSLDELSREFAREHSERLWKQLVLPGEPDAPTAARTRRELPVMVLCAAIAALAIKIPGWFGLDMSDDDFGFYARNLSLFALPALAAYFAWQRRVGTQVIGILALLFILGAVAANAYPLDNDSHTTVLTAIHLPLALWLVVGVAYVGGDWRSERRRMDFIRFTGEWLIYLTLIGLGGGVLMAFTMGTFRAIGLNAEGFVQSWLLPCGGMAAIIVSAWLVEAKQSVIENMAPVLTRVFTPLFAATLLAFLIAFIWTNNGINVERDVLILFDLLLVVVLGLLLYAISARDFAARSNLFDRLQLALVVSALIIDVIVLVAITGRITEWGFSPNKTAALGENVILLTNLAWTAWLFLGFVRGRMPFARLENWQTRYVVVYAAWAWAVVLAFPPLFNFA
- a CDS encoding PadR family transcriptional regulator, which codes for MHITKDLVAASATPLVLGILAEGDSYGYAILKQVNELSGGQLEWTEGLLYPLLHRLERLGHVESAWETPPEGRRRKYYRITDQGRAELAEQRRQWAAVVDALRGVWSTTQSIKPIMTPAWEA
- a CDS encoding ABC transporter permease produces the protein MTTPAAGPTQDPTPATWRTGFVAELRDAVSLRTISLVVAVLAVQLGFVLSYIGAFHAPKPHHIPVAVVAPAQVSDQLIAQLNAVTDEPVLVRAATSAPEARALILDRTVDAAVIVDTRGTTDTLLVASAGGPAVSAVVQQIAQTVETQRHRELSVDDIRPPAAGDGRGLSSFYLVLGWIVGGYLAAAILGMAAGARPANSHRTVVRLTTLALYAIASGLGGAVIAGPVLGALPGDFTQLWALGALVVFAAAATTVAFQTLLGILGIGLTVTLFVVLGNPSAGGAYPSTLLPPFWSTIGSWLPPGAATTAVRNTVYFSGHAIAQSVWVLAGYAVLGIIAAVAASMLHARRGAVVESPLPARAEATSGDGANWAVDRGQLV